aagtcccgaaagtcaatgcaaactcgccacttgccgcccggcttggagaccaataccacgttggctagccagctcgggaactgcacctcgcgtatgtggccggcctccaggagtttctctacttccgcccggattatggcattctgctcggcgctaaaatctctttttttctgctttactggccgagcgtcaggtcggacatgcaactcatgttgcgctaggcttggcgaaattccgggcaactcgtgtgtcgaccaaacaaagacatcatgattttgctggaggcattggatcagcttcttcttctgtttttcctctagatctgaggcgatgaaagtggtggcctccgatcgggtcggatggatctgaacttcctccttttcatcataaattaaagcaggaggtttctcggttatggcgtgtacctcgattcgggggaccttccgagcggaagaagcttctgctcggatcatctctatatagcaacgccgagctgctagttgatctccccgcacttctccaactttgtcctccacgagaaattttatcttctggtggaaggttgagacaaccgctcggaattcgccgagcgccggtcgtcccaaaatgacgttgtaggatgagggagagtcaaccaccacgaagtttgttgtcctggtcctcctgagtggtTCTTCTCCTAGTGAGGTGGCCAACctgatttgtccgaccggctgaacttcattgcccgtaaacccgtagagcggggtcgtcattggaagcagctcggctcgatcaatttgcagctgatcgaacgccttcttgaatagtatgttgaccgagctccctgtgtcaacaaatatgcggtgaatggtgtaatttgctattaccgctttaatgagcagcgcgtcgtcgtggggtacttctactccttccaagtctccgggcccgaaagtgatttccggtccacttgcccgctcttggctacagccgaccgtatggatctgcagctgccgaacgcctgcctttcttgctcggttggagtctcctccggtcggcccaccagcaataacgttgatttcgccccgggaagtattgctcctgttttcttcctcccgagtggatggtcgggaccgttccctggacgtccggcgactctcctgtcttggggatctatgccgatcggacgtatggtgatgtcgcctctctatgcgggtccggtcggcttcctgggtcctttgcctcgtgttgaggggaggagaccgtcgttcggctctccggggaacaggattggacacaaagggaaggcttcggcaatccctcgtgttgtgcgtatccgtttggtggaatttgcagaacattggggtccacctcttctttggcttgggccgagcggcagccacttcttgcacgtgcgatctggtgtggggagatcgaattgcttcagcccttggtcctctaggtggttgctgagcggagtgatgcttccgctcggcatgaacaagtgcacgttcggttggagcttcttttttccgagcggcttgcgcttcttccacgtttatgtattcgttggcccgatgtagcatgtgatcatagtctcggggcggctttcggatgagcgacctgaagaagtccccatcaacaaggccttgtgtgaaggcgttcatcatcgtttccgatgtggctgttgggatgtccatcgccacttggttgaatcgctggatgtaagctcgaagcgattcttttggttcttgcttgatggcgaacaagctaacgcttgttttctgataacgccgactgctggcgaagtggtggaggaaggccgttcggaagtccttgaagcttgtgatggatccgtccggcagtctacggaaccaccgctgagccgatcccgagagcgtggtaaggaagactcggcacttcactccatcagtgtattggtggagcgtggcggtattatcaaacttacccaaatgatcatccgggtccgttgttccattatactcgccgatcgtagggggcacgtagtgcttgggcagaggatctcgcagaatggcttccgaaaattggcggttggtccgctcgggagatgagtccccGGGAGCTttccttcctgtcatcccgccttggcatttcatccgaggaagatcctaTATCTCTCCGGGCTGGCGTGGCtcgggtgcgaaataaggcccggtggaatgcgacggtggtcgAGGTGCTTCCGCCGGCCCCGCGACGTTGCTGTTGCTCCGCCGGCGGATGCTTTTGctttgctccacgagtttggcggcccttatctcgaccaggccgagttcctcccttgaaagcgccaccgtgtgccGTCGCCCAGCCTCGTCCGTTCGGATGccggagcgttcccacagacggcgccaatttgatcccgtccgaaccaagagtcagcggacgacgctccaaggctcgccgatgtaggtctccaactagtgtcgagatgctccggctatcctgcacagaagtcgagccgaagGGAttcgacgaccctccgacgctcaagtcaggtaaatcacgatgaacaaggtggctccagaagtctcagagtacataccagaatcccttgtcgatgaaacctgaggttctttatatagagctgtgaaaggtttgggcacgcgtaccaaggtgcataagtgtcccctgtcctatcctaggtatgcggctgtcagaaagcttacctgtcctttcctaggtacgcggctgtcagaaagtttacctgacccatatcgctacagtcaaagcatgccctcgatgggacagcagaatcccctgtcacaagatttggagcatgacacacacgtgaaacctacaggttgtcagagaaagaaatcctctggccctttcctttgctccaaacttgtagtccgagcggaaagatacctaaacatccgaccggacatccgtagtggtttacttgtgctttgtggagactaacaaacaggggtgctttatgactgtgatcggtcaaaaggtcagctcggtctatgacctttttaactgagcgtcggaaccccgatttgacagggtgcctaccaactataagtgcaaaccggccggacccttccgggtactcgattccatcggccggccgaccatctatggccgtccgtccggtcggaccacactctcctctgggtgggcggctgttccggtgacttccacttggcgttgactttgccagagaaggggggggcccgctcttactaccggatcactgaTCATTCAGATATGGaagttgggcctaatatgaaatcatatcaagtccacgttgggtctgatatgattccatatcaggcccacattggactTGATATGAGGCCATAGCAGGCCCAACGTGGAGTTTTTTTACcgattatttgattttacatgttACAGCTatgaaaagtcgaaataaataatggacaccatatttgaactccttgcaacatcaaaaatccatatgaactgaaatgggtgcaatcggatctctctaggtccattagtgggttttggtcaaaacccactaatggacctagagagatccgattgcacccatttcagttcatatggatttttgatgttgcaaggagttcaaatatggtgtccattataaaacaaagaatcggtaaaaaaactccacattgggcctgatatggaatgatatcaggcccatgttgagcctgatatggaataatatcaggcccacgttgggtctgatatgaatccatatcaggcccaacgtggagttttttgtcgattctttgattttgcatgttaacagctatgaaaagccgaaataaataatggacaccatatttgaactccttgcaatttcagaagtccatagaaactgaaatgggtgcaatcggagttctctaggtccattagtgagttttgaccaaaacccactgatcgacctagagagctctgattacacttattttagttccagtggatttctaaaattgcaaggagttcaaatatgctattcattgtttattttgcttctttaaatgtattaaaatattatgaaAAAATTAACTAATGTTAGTATGTTCTGTCGATCAAAAAagaggagagagaagagagagaaatatagtgaagAAAATAAAACGGTAAAAAAAGTCAAATtgtcaggagggtaaaataggaaatgcacttTAAAAAATATGTTCTTTGGTAAATACTAAAGTAgcgtacgccttttggtaaatttaaatcTCTAGGTGTGCCCTTTGGTAAATTgacgtaattttttttattttaccaaTGGAAAACTGACGGAATCGGTATTCCGTCTGTAATTATTGTAATGGTAGAAATAAACATTTCCGtcaatatttataaaattatttactgATGGAAACAACATTTCTATCGGTAATCACTACCACTAGAAGTACCGTTTCTGGCGTAATTTACCGATAGAAATGCTATTTCTGTCGGTAAATTTTACTACGAAAATATAAATTCCAGTTGTCTGATGGAATTAAAATTTTGTTAGGATATCCGTTTCTGACAAATTATCTTTTGACAACTGATTTTTCGTCGTAATTCTGTTACTAAATGACTATATTGATAGAATTATGATGAAAAATTCTGTcggtaattttgttttttttttttgtaataagTGATGGTTGCATTTAATAAAAGTTGTATgcaaaggagagaagaaaaaaagtttaataaaagaaaaaagaaaagaaaaaaagttgTATGTAAAAGATTGAGGAAAATGACTAACTAAGTCAATTGTgacgtgggggggggggggggggggggggaaaataAGAAAGCCATCCAAATTATTTTCATCatcaaattcgtccctaaatccCAAAAAAATTGGATAGAATCAGTTTGTTTCTACAATTTAATCCAATACAATACATATATAAACCTGTAtacaacaaaattaaataatacatcttaaacattcaacacatcctaattaacattATGACATCCTATTTaatatatatacacatatatttaatatttgaaattaattttataataatataaatctaaaattctcaaaaagttatacaagaacttTCTTCTTCAAGACTCCAAAAAGTTATACAAGTCCAACACTCCAAAACGTTATACAAGTCTAACACTTCTAAAAGTTATAcaagttttttcaaaataaactatACATACATCAACTCATCTTCTTTTTCCACAAACTTTCTTCCCCATCAAATCTTCTTTCCTggtataaaaataaacaaacaaaccaGATCATTTTTAACAAgaaatataattatttaaattataaagTTAAAGTGATATTAGAGGTTGGCGATTGACTTGAATGTCAATATGTATGTCTTGCTACTGACACATAATGTAGCACAATGAATTTGAATGCATTGGGCCTAAGcattcatgattttatttttggactctactcaaaagacctcatactaatggagatatattttccttataaatctatgatttttttcatgtatttttaatgtgaaaCTTTGTTTGTAATCTTGCAACCCAACAATTCCTTCTCAAGAAAAGGACCACAAGCTTCTCACGTCCGATTTTCAACCCACCAAGATTTCCTGTCTCTCGGTCCACCTTACCTACTAGGAGTTCcttacctagccgcaactaggacttcctgtctgGTGTTTGATCCTCTTGATCCTAACATgggagcccccacttcctttgttcgattattttttttttattttttttatttttttaattttttaattctaggacgaatcttggattcgtcgttagaattaaaaaaaaatggaagcCCTAAATATGGATTTAGAGATGtcgaaattttatgaaataagttcctatatgttcatattattctcctaatcataaaaatgtcctcatgcataattttgacctaatatattgagtgcagTAATTTTTCAATAAGAATTTAATCtgattcatattaaaaaaatatcacactcaatatattaggtcaaaattatagaTAAGGAtattttatgatcaggagaataaTATGAACactttgaaacttatttcatgaaattctgacatatatagatttatttttatggttttcaattcttttttctttttcattttttttaattctgggacgaattctggaatcatcctagatttggggacgaatccatggatgcGTCCCAGATTTGGAGATGAATcccggattcgtcccagatttggaaACGAATCCTATATTTATCCTAGATTTGACTTCATTAAAATAGTAAGTGATTAATTTTTAATTCATCATAGAATATGTAATGAATTATTAATTTATCGTAGAATTTGCAACGAATCTCATTTTCGTTGTAAAATTGGCaacgaatattttatttattgtacAATTTAGcatgaaaattaaatttcattgCAATTTAGCAACCAAATTTGAGATAAAATATTGCTTGTCGCTAATTTTGGGGTGAAATTATTAGGTTGCAAAGTTCATTTCTAATTTGAGAtgaatttttattttatcattaaaTTTGTTGGAGATTTAAGATGAAAATTATTTGTCTCAAAATTTGGtccataatttattaattttttatagtaCAAATAAGGCAAATACTGCATAAAGGAAGCTATTCGATGTTAATGCTTCACTCGCACTATGGAAGTTGATTTATAAGAAAGATATACTTTATAAGAGATTTCTCAAActcaaaaagaatatttttactAATGGAATTCCAATATCAATCCTCCTATACATATCATCAGTTTATAGAGTAGAATAGAAGATCCAATACACATAAAACTCTcttttgttagcattgtatttaTGTGTATTTACTTTGATTATGATTACATGTTCAATAAGAACAAAGACACTACTACCATGCATCATGCAAACTGGCTAATAAGGTTGTATTTGACCTGAAGCACAAGACAAGTTTGGTAAAAGAGGGAACAAAACAAGGTGGCTTTATTTGGTAGACATTTTATATtagttttgatttattaattaattaattaatcaaacttattgacaatgaaaaattaaaataaattctaatattttttattcattttttttctcttatttggtGGAATGTCTAAAGTTACCACatgcttttgattttttttttagcgAAATTGTTGTTCCACCAAATAAGTACGGCTGCCTCCACTCACACCGACCTCCACACTATTTATTTACTGCGTTCTCTCGAGTTCTCCGGTCATTGTAAGCTACCTCGTACCGCTTCGCCAGCTTTATAAATCCACTCCTCCGCTCTCCATCTCATTCTTCCTCCGCCCTCAATTCCGCAAAAAGatcctccaaaaaaaaaaaaccctgccGATTTCcaaatcctccttctcctcctttggaAAGAAGATATATCTTTCTATCTTTTCGAGTTTTGTGGCTTCCTCTTCTGCCTTAAACCACGTCTTGGGCCTCGAAGGGAGCCAAGGGGAGGGCGGGGAGCGGCAGGGATCGAGCGTGAGGAAGGCCACGGAGGCGCGCTGCATGTCAGATTGCAGTAGCAGCGAGGAGGGATACTACGGAGGATTCGGAGCGCTTGCCAACCCACTACAATGGCCGCAACTCAGGAAAAAGCGACGCCTTGCTGCCCCGCTAATGAGTCCCATGTCGTCGGGGccaaaggaggaggaggagccgtCTCCCGTCCCGTCCGACGCGAATGGGCGTCGGATCGCGAGAAGCGCGGCGCGGTGCAGCCCATCGAGGCCGTAGCTTCGCTGATTGCTCCGGTGGAGGATATCCAGGAGACCCCCTCTGTGCCGACGTCCTCTAAAGGTGATCCTTCTTTTCCCCTCGGAAACTTCCCTGCTGGTACGTGCTCTTACTTGTTGTTTGGACTGTTATTTGCTGAtgcggaggagagggagagccgTGTGAAAGAAGATGATAAAGTTCTATTAACTTTCATCAATAATGGGATGGGGCTCCATCTCGCATAGTTATGCAAGAAAAACGTGTCTTTGAAAAGTACAGTACCACGGGGGAAAGGCACCAGAAACATTGGTGGCCCTCTTGACTTTATAATTTATGATAGGAGTTTTGCTGATAATTCCGAGAAAACAAAGATAATTCCGAGAAAGATGATATGCCAAGAGGAGGATGGATTTGAATGTGATTGATTTTATGGTGGTTATCTAGTATTGGATGACCACGGAACAACATGCCAAACAATGAAACAGAGCAGTCAGACGACATATTCAAATCGGAAATAGGATTTTCCGCTATATGACTGTAGGTTATGCTTGGATCATCCTTCCGTTTGCTAAACTAGCAGCCTCAGATATTCACAAATGTCTTTCAAAGTTAAATGAACTGACAGTATATTATAAATTGTGATGACTAGTTGATAATATAATATGCCAGTTGTACCTTTAGTTTCATTCTAAGGCTGAGTAGTTATGCTAGATGCATCTGTAACTAGCTGTAATTACAATTATAAAATCCTTGTAGACTCATGTTCACAACATCCCGTATTGAGAACACAAGTGTATAAATAACTTCATGATTTTTCTTATGCTTATTCAATGGTTTTTATTTTGACTTCAAAAATATAACAAGTTGGCATGTGCTCCATACGAAACTATATGAAACTCCCTTTGTACTTTAAAATGATGTAAAAATTAAACAACATTAACTTCCTGAAGCTGtggaaccttttttttttttttgacaaatgtATGCAACCTCTCCTTtgaataattatttaagttttttcTGCAAGCTTAGCATTGTGTATGCTGCAAACAATTTAGTTTCCTAGTTGATCCAGCCTGTGTGATTTTTCTTGTGGTGATGGAATTGCCATCAGAGTGCCCCATCCAAGATGGTAACACACTGGGGAATTTTAACAATGTGGACTATGGAGCATCAGTTCCTCTCACAAATATTTCTTTGGAAGAAGGGAAGTCCAATGACCTTCTTGTTCGTTTACATGATGTTTTATATACGAGTAAGTGAGCAATTTACTGATTGGACCCGAAAGTTAAGTCCTGCAGTGGGATGCCATTGGATAAGCCAAGAAATTTTTCTTCTGGTTGTTTGTCTGTGATTTGAAAGTTGCAGTTGTTTCTCCTGACCTGTATGATCTTAGTCCTGCCAAGTCatataacaacaaccaagccttatctcaTTAGGCGGGGTCGCCTAATCCTGCCAAGTCATACCTCTTGTAATTCCTAGGATGCGTGTTGACAAAACCAGTGAAATGCTTCATTTGGTTATCTTAGATACAaacttttcttgattttttttattgctATTTGTTAGAATTTTCATTTTCATTGCTTTCTTCATATTGAATCTTGTTTCACATGTATGCATATTTCTCTTTCTCATGATAATTGGTTTCTCATCTTTTATCCTTAGTTTGATTCATAGATGTCCATTGGTCTAACAGCAGGAATTCCAGTTATGATGCGGGCTCAGACAAGACACCCTCTGGATCCATTATCTGCTGCTGAAATATCTGTTGCAGTGGCAACAGTTCGAGCTGCTGGAGCAACTCCAGAGGTTTGCATTATATTATTTAGATTATCTATTTGGTTGATGAATATTTTTAGATGGATTATGTGGCATCAAGAAATGAACTTATTGCTATCAGGTTAGAGATAGTATGCGGTTCATCGAAGCTGTACTGTTGGAACCAGAGAAAAATATTGTTGCACTGGCTGATGCTTATTACTTCCCTCCTTTTCAACCTTCACTACTGCCCCGAACTAAAGGCTCTCCTGTCATACCCAGTAAGCTTCCTCCTAGGAGGGCACGGCTTGTTGTATATAACAAAAAATCAAATGAGACAAGCATTTGGATTGTTGAACTATCAGAAGTGCATGCAGCAACTCGAGGTGGCCATCACAGAGGAAAAGTCATCTCATCTGAAGTTGTTCCTGACGTCCAACCACCTATGGTATGTGTTTTTTAGATGATTACCTTGACACATTCTTTATTTCAATAGTAGGTGCTGGCTACAACTTTCTTATGAACCCAACAGGTTTCCCAGCCTTACTTATTTTATGCTTCATTAGCTTTCTTAAGTTTCTGACTGCAACTTTTAAACTACCAAGCTTTATATAACATGGACAGTGAGCTGCAGAAACATTGGAAACTCAAATCAAGTAACTGTCGTTGCAGACATAAGTGCAACCAACTTTTTTAAAAGGAAAAAGGCTAATATAGATTATTTAATTTAACTGTTTGGTGGAAAATCTTTTCTACTGATCATTTTGTGTAGAAAAGTAAGCATCACATAAAACTTCGTTTCAACTGTCTCTGTTAGTGCTACAAGCTGTAATAATAAAGGCCTTTCCAATGTGCGTGCAGGGCCTGGCAGGTGCATGCAGGGATTGATCTGGCCTATTTTTCTGCAATGCTCATGCCTGACCTGGCCCAGAAGTTTGTTGTACTGATGAACTGATTGTAACCAGGATGCTCTAGAGCAACCTTATTTCCATCAAGGTTTGTCCTTTGAGTGATGATAGAGTTGTGTAATAATTTCCATTTGTGTTGTGGAATGAGATAGTTCGATCCTCATTGCCCTGACTACACGATGACGGTTGCATTGACTTACTGTTAGTTAATGGGTCACTTATCTGATTATTTGAAATATGTCGTTCTCCCTTATTTCACCGTCTGATTGATCATCCATTCCTAGATTTCTCTACACTACATGTGTATTCTGTCTTTCCTTCATATGTGATTTTTGGCATCTTGTGACCGGTATATGCAAGCTGCTAGCATGTTATGACCAGTATACCAGCATATGTAAGCTGCTAGCATGCCAATTAGTGCATGCAAGTCTTTGTGCATTGCATGCTGTAGGTCCTGCTTTGCGGTGAGTGGCAGCACACACTTTGGCTCTTGATGATTTGTGGCTCTTGGCTAGTCTTGCTCTATGTATTTGACTATCACATGTTGTGCATAAGCAGATGGCTCAACAGCAACTGCAAATTTCCTGATTCATAGGTTTTAAACCAAATTTCATGTCGCATTGAGAATCAACTGCAAAGTCATTCAGAAaggattatcaaaattttgaaagTGAGAAACTCAGTTTGGGCTCTTGCTAGAATGAACCTTGGATTCGAAAGGGTGAGCCCCTACCTTTGCCACGAACCATGGACAATGGATGGAGATTGATAGGTTATAAGTAAGATAAAGTTGGCATTCATGATGTGTAAGGTATTTAAAGCTGGTTCACCTTGACTCTTTCAGAATTCATAAATTAGTGTTGTTATTCTTGATGCCATAGATGCCTAGTTTGTAATGATACTGGGATGGATGACCTTACAAAGGGTAATATGAGCAAACAAGCAAAACCCATAGGTAATAGGTGAACCTATCACATTTTTCACTTGTTAGTGGAGTTGCTACTGACATATGTAGGCTTTTGTTATCCCATGATATTGTGTGGTTGCTTGCTTGTTCTGAACCAACTTTTTCTGTCTTATAATTTGGATTTTATTGAGCCAgtgttattcaaaattcaaatgtaGGATGCTATGGAATATGCAGAATGTGAAGCTGCTGTAAAAAGTAATCCTTCATTCATAGAGGCAATGAGAAAGAGAGGGGTCGAGGATATGGATCTTGTAATggttgatgcttggtaagccagGATATTGCTAAAAAACAATGGGAGAATAACCTTATTTTAGTTTCCTTGTAATTAACTATATTTTCTATTGACTTGTGCGACTAGGTGTGTTGGTTACTACAGCAATGCTGATGGTCCTAGTCGAAGACTTGCAAAACCATTAATATTTTGCAGAACTGAGAGCGACTGTCCAATGGAGAATGGTTATGCACGTCCAGTTGATGGCATTTATGTTCTTGTGGATATTCAAAATAATGTGGTTATTGAATTTGAAGATAGAAAATTAGTCCCTCTACCTCCAGCAGATCCTTTGAGGAACTATACTGCTGGAGAAACAAGAGGAGGTGTTGACCGAAGTGATGTGAAGCCTATACATATTCTTCAGCCTGAAGGTCCAAGTTTTCGCATTAGTGGTTATTTTGTGCAGTGGCAGAAGGTACTTTGTGCCTGTATCACATATAGTCTAGTTAGTTTATGACTCTTGTTTTTTGGCCAACAGTATAGTTGATAAGCTTCTCTTCTGTTACTGAACAGTGGAATTTCCGGATTGGCTTCACCCCGAGGGAGGGATTGGTGATACATTCTGTGGCATACATTGATGGTAGTCGTGGAAGGAGACCTATAGCACACAGATTAAGTTTTGTTGAGATGGTAGTGCCTTATGGAGATCCTAATGAACCTCATTACCAAAAGAATGCATTTGATGCCGGTGAAGATGGCCTCGGAAAAAATGCACATTCTCTCAAAAAGGTTATAGACACTATCCTTACAAAACTGATTTCATAATCTGTTCATCGCTCTTGCTttactttattatttatttgttattcCAGGGATGTGACTGCTTGGGCTACATCAAATACTTTGATGCCCATTTTACAAACTATACAGGTGGTGTAGAAACTATTGAGAATTGTGTATGTTTGCATGAAGAAGATCATGGAATCTTATGGAAGCATCAAGATTGGAGGACAGGCTTAGCAGAGGTTAGGCGATCGCGAAGATTAAGTGTGTCATTCATATGCACAGTGGCCAACTATGAATATGGATTTTTCTGGCACTTCTATCAGGTAGTTGATTTTACAATTTGTACTCATTGTCCTAGACTTCTAGTTTCTAG
This region of Zingiber officinale cultivar Zhangliang chromosome 9A, Zo_v1.1, whole genome shotgun sequence genomic DNA includes:
- the LOC122018916 gene encoding copper methylamine oxidase-like isoform X1 — its product is MAATQEKATPCCPANESHVVGAKGGGGAVSRPVRREWASDREKRGAVQPIEAVASLIAPVEDIQETPSVPTSSKAGIPVMMRAQTRHPLDPLSAAEISVAVATVRAAGATPEVRDSMRFIEAVLLEPEKNIVALADAYYFPPFQPSLLPRTKGSPVIPSKLPPRRARLVVYNKKSNETSIWIVELSEVHAATRGGHHRGKVISSEVVPDVQPPMDAMEYAECEAAVKSNPSFIEAMRKRGVEDMDLVMVDAWCVGYYSNADGPSRRLAKPLIFCRTESDCPMENGYARPVDGIYVLVDIQNNVVIEFEDRKLVPLPPADPLRNYTAGETRGGVDRSDVKPIHILQPEGPSFRISGYFVQWQKWNFRIGFTPREGLVIHSVAYIDGSRGRRPIAHRLSFVEMVVPYGDPNEPHYQKNAFDAGEDGLGKNAHSLKKGCDCLGYIKYFDAHFTNYTGGVETIENCVCLHEEDHGILWKHQDWRTGLAEVRRSRRLSVSFICTVANYEYGFFWHFYQDGKIEAEVKLTGILSLGALQPGESRKYGTTIAPGLYAPVHQHFFVARMDMAVDCKSNEAFNQVVEVNVKVEKPGPNNIHNNAFYAEEQLLKAELQAMRDINPSSARHWIVRNTRTVNRTGQPTGYKLMPGSNCLPLAGPEAKFLRRAAFLKHNLWVTPYNRDEMYPGGEFPNQNPRINEGLATWVKKNRSLEETDIVLWYVFGVTHIPRLEDWPVMPVERIGFMLMPHGFFNCSPAVDVPPSVSEAEKESGTSKLMHNTLLAKL
- the LOC122018916 gene encoding copper methylamine oxidase-like isoform X2, encoding MAATQEKATPCCPANESHVVGAKGGGGAVSRPVRREWASDREKRGAVQPIEAVASLIAPVEDIQETPSVPTSSKGIPVMMRAQTRHPLDPLSAAEISVAVATVRAAGATPEVRDSMRFIEAVLLEPEKNIVALADAYYFPPFQPSLLPRTKGSPVIPSKLPPRRARLVVYNKKSNETSIWIVELSEVHAATRGGHHRGKVISSEVVPDVQPPMDAMEYAECEAAVKSNPSFIEAMRKRGVEDMDLVMVDAWCVGYYSNADGPSRRLAKPLIFCRTESDCPMENGYARPVDGIYVLVDIQNNVVIEFEDRKLVPLPPADPLRNYTAGETRGGVDRSDVKPIHILQPEGPSFRISGYFVQWQKWNFRIGFTPREGLVIHSVAYIDGSRGRRPIAHRLSFVEMVVPYGDPNEPHYQKNAFDAGEDGLGKNAHSLKKGCDCLGYIKYFDAHFTNYTGGVETIENCVCLHEEDHGILWKHQDWRTGLAEVRRSRRLSVSFICTVANYEYGFFWHFYQDGKIEAEVKLTGILSLGALQPGESRKYGTTIAPGLYAPVHQHFFVARMDMAVDCKSNEAFNQVVEVNVKVEKPGPNNIHNNAFYAEEQLLKAELQAMRDINPSSARHWIVRNTRTVNRTGQPTGYKLMPGSNCLPLAGPEAKFLRRAAFLKHNLWVTPYNRDEMYPGGEFPNQNPRINEGLATWVKKNRSLEETDIVLWYVFGVTHIPRLEDWPVMPVERIGFMLMPHGFFNCSPAVDVPPSVSEAEKESGTSKLMHNTLLAKL